Proteins found in one Lutimonas zeaxanthinifaciens genomic segment:
- a CDS encoding alpha/beta hydrolase family protein, translating into MTGRKIKRILKILSGIFAVLLITFYFLVNYFINPKSDEKIRDTFADVNMEPVLRYLDFKGEQVRRIQMKPSFDSLLPTLVFVHGSPGSFMDFKRYLSDSTLNKKANMIAYDRIGYGVNNKGRVLKNLEEEIAVLDKVLTGINLSNVILIGYSYGGTLVMAADKNYRAKIALAPSVRGDLEPMFWLMNLTRWKLSKPFIPKVFLAASSEKFRHVEELPEFDNRWNRSLSKVMAIHGEKDRIVPFENSVYLKEIFEKKKFSLIPIKEGNHSLIWTNFDLIREEVIKSLED; encoded by the coding sequence ATGACCGGAAGAAAAATTAAAAGAATACTCAAAATTTTAAGTGGAATATTCGCTGTTCTTTTAATCACATTTTATTTTTTGGTTAACTATTTCATCAATCCAAAATCAGACGAAAAGATACGTGATACATTTGCAGATGTCAATATGGAACCTGTACTGCGTTATTTAGATTTCAAAGGAGAACAGGTTCGAAGGATTCAAATGAAGCCTTCTTTTGACAGCTTACTGCCTACCTTGGTTTTTGTTCACGGTTCTCCAGGATCCTTTATGGACTTTAAACGTTATTTGTCAGATTCCACCCTCAATAAAAAGGCAAATATGATCGCATATGATCGCATTGGTTACGGAGTCAATAATAAAGGCAGGGTTTTAAAAAATCTGGAGGAGGAAATAGCAGTTTTGGATAAGGTTTTAACCGGTATTAACTTGTCCAATGTTATTTTGATCGGTTATTCTTATGGAGGAACTTTGGTTATGGCGGCCGACAAAAATTACAGGGCTAAAATAGCTCTGGCTCCTTCTGTCAGAGGCGATTTGGAGCCCATGTTCTGGTTGATGAATTTAACTCGGTGGAAATTGAGCAAACCCTTTATTCCCAAAGTTTTTCTCGCGGCAAGTTCTGAAAAGTTCAGGCATGTTGAGGAGTTACCTGAATTTGATAATCGCTGGAATAGAAGTTTGAGTAAAGTAATGGCCATTCATGGCGAAAAAGACAGAATTGTACCTTTTGAAAATTCAGTTTATTTGAAGGAAATCTTTGAAAAGAAAAAATTTTCTCTAATTCCGATCAAGGAGGGGAATCATTCCTTAATTTGGACTAATTTTGATCTGATCAGGGAAGAGGTCATAAA
- a CDS encoding PaaI family thioesterase, whose amino-acid sequence MDPKKVLEKLNAYNKNTLMQTLDITYTEVGEDYLVASMPVNERVHQPMGLLHGGASVALAESVGSAASLHFMDPSQGEVRGIEISANHVRSVRQGMVHAKARLTHKGRTTLLWEIRITDEKDRLISLCKLTCIVLQKD is encoded by the coding sequence ATGGATCCCAAAAAAGTTTTAGAAAAGCTCAACGCCTACAATAAAAACACGCTCATGCAAACGCTGGATATTACCTATACTGAGGTCGGTGAGGATTATCTGGTAGCAAGTATGCCTGTTAATGAAAGGGTTCATCAACCAATGGGTCTTTTACATGGCGGGGCCTCAGTGGCATTGGCAGAAAGCGTGGGCAGTGCAGCCTCATTGCATTTTATGGATCCTTCACAAGGAGAAGTGAGAGGAATAGAGATTTCAGCGAACCATGTGAGAAGTGTAAGGCAAGGAATGGTTCATGCCAAAGCCAGGCTAACACACAAGGGAAGAACCACCTTGCTTTGGGAAATTAGAATAACAGACGAAAAGGATCGGTTGATTTCTCTGTGTAAACTTACCTGTATCGTGCTTCAAAAAGACTAA